One stretch of Penaeus vannamei isolate JL-2024 chromosome 7, ASM4276789v1, whole genome shotgun sequence DNA includes these proteins:
- the LOC113827290 gene encoding patronin isoform X1 codes for MEKKKERLMMLSMKRKQEQEEARRKKEMEAQERKEAEKLKEEEKQRKKEEEKARREVILERYKIKKAMEEAEKEGRYYEPPPGFNFEPPSSASGKQSVRMRNKPAGSKPRPKTMAHAPSASDSADGVLSPSQGKRGSTHNIAGEVGRRGESSGHGSMRKSSGRWGSSHSLSRAAGSRGSSNSLAGDYPSTTRTLERGHTGRRPTSVIGYSSIARGGESRKDSLYGSQGNGLNYHEGYHVHEARRPSLALEGSRMRRGSASSSYGGPSSGYRKYRSTGNLSGKPPSRRQRANPTSYWWWWLTHYPSLL; via the exons atggagaagaagaaggaacggcTGATGATGCTGTCAATGAAGCGCAAACAGGAACAAGAGGAGgccagacgaaagaaagaaatggaagcacaagaaagaaaggaagcagagaagttgaaagaagaagaaaaacagcggaagaaagaggaagagaaagcccgACGAGAAGTAATACTTGAAAGATACAAGATCAAAAAGGCcatggaggaggcagagaaagag GGTCGCTATTATGAACCGCCTCCTGGCTTCAACTTTGAGCCACCAAGTTCAGCTTCAGGGAAGCAGTCTGTGCGTATGAGAAATAAGCCGGCAGGGAGCAAACCCCGACCCAAGACAATGGCTCATGCACCCTCAGCTTCAGACAGTGCAGATGGAGTCCTCTCACCTAgccagggaaagagaggaagcacCCATAACATAGCTGGTG aagttgggaggagaggcgagagcagCGGCCATGGCAGCATGAGAAAGAGCAGCGGGCGTTGGGGGTCATCACACTCCCTCTCACGTGCAGCTGGGTCTCGTGGCTCTTCCAACAGTTTAGCTGGAG ACTATCCCAGCACGACCCGCACTCTGGAACGAGGCCACACAGGCAGACGTCCCACCTCAGTTATTGGTTACTCCTCAATCGCCCGTGGGGGAGAATCCAGGAAAGATTCAC TTTATGGGTCACAAGGAAATGGCCTTAATTACCATGAAGGATACCATGTACACGAGGCACGTCGACCAAGCCTGGCTCTGGAAGGTTCTAGAATGAGGCGTGGCTCAGCCTCTAGCAGCTATGGGGGACCCTCTTCGGGATACAGAAAATATCGATCCACAGGCAATTTGAGTGGTAAGCCTCCCTCCAGAAGGCAGAGAGCCAATCCAACAAGttactggtggtggtggctaaCCCATTACCCATCTTTATTGTAG
- the LOC113827290 gene encoding patronin isoform X2 — translation MEKKKERLMMLSMKRKQEQEEARRKKEMEAQERKEAEKLKEEEKQRKKEEEKARREVILERYKIKKAMEEAEKEGRYYEPPPGFNFEPPSSASGKQSVRMRNKPAGSKPRPKTMAHAPSASDSADGVLSPSQGKRGSTHNIAGDYPSTTRTLERGHTGRRPTSVIGYSSIARGGESRKDSLYGSQGNGLNYHEGYHVHEARRPSLALEGSRMRRGSASSSYGGPSSGYRKYRSTGNLSGKPPSRRQRANPTSYWWWWLTHYPSLL, via the exons atggagaagaagaaggaacggcTGATGATGCTGTCAATGAAGCGCAAACAGGAACAAGAGGAGgccagacgaaagaaagaaatggaagcacaagaaagaaaggaagcagagaagttgaaagaagaagaaaaacagcggaagaaagaggaagagaaagcccgACGAGAAGTAATACTTGAAAGATACAAGATCAAAAAGGCcatggaggaggcagagaaagag GGTCGCTATTATGAACCGCCTCCTGGCTTCAACTTTGAGCCACCAAGTTCAGCTTCAGGGAAGCAGTCTGTGCGTATGAGAAATAAGCCGGCAGGGAGCAAACCCCGACCCAAGACAATGGCTCATGCACCCTCAGCTTCAGACAGTGCAGATGGAGTCCTCTCACCTAgccagggaaagagaggaagcacCCATAACATAGCTGGTG ACTATCCCAGCACGACCCGCACTCTGGAACGAGGCCACACAGGCAGACGTCCCACCTCAGTTATTGGTTACTCCTCAATCGCCCGTGGGGGAGAATCCAGGAAAGATTCAC TTTATGGGTCACAAGGAAATGGCCTTAATTACCATGAAGGATACCATGTACACGAGGCACGTCGACCAAGCCTGGCTCTGGAAGGTTCTAGAATGAGGCGTGGCTCAGCCTCTAGCAGCTATGGGGGACCCTCTTCGGGATACAGAAAATATCGATCCACAGGCAATTTGAGTGGTAAGCCTCCCTCCAGAAGGCAGAGAGCCAATCCAACAAGttactggtggtggtggctaaCCCATTACCCATCTTTATTGTAG